A window of Lentibacillus sp. Marseille-P4043 contains these coding sequences:
- a CDS encoding aldo/keto reductase has product MHTEIPEITLNDGVTLPVIGLGTYRLNGNAGANAINSAIDLGYRLIDTAYNYENEGTVGEAVRRSSVPRENLKITSKLPGRYQSYDKAITAIQESLFRAGLHYYDLYLIHWPNPKQDNYVDAWQALIDAKKWGLIRSIGVCNFLPEHMERLEKETGVIPSINQIELHPFFNQEQQRKWHHEHNVKTESWSPLAKANTVFQNETINKIANHHHKTISQIILRWHYQLGAISIPKSASPKRQLENISIFDFALNETEMGAISELTHPDGRTNDQDPATYEEF; this is encoded by the coding sequence ATGCATACAGAAATTCCAGAAATCACACTAAATGATGGTGTTACGTTACCTGTTATAGGTTTAGGTACATACCGACTTAATGGAAATGCAGGAGCTAATGCTATTAATAGTGCAATTGACTTAGGTTACCGGCTAATTGATACTGCCTACAATTATGAAAATGAGGGAACTGTAGGGGAAGCGGTTCGGCGCAGTTCTGTTCCAAGGGAAAATTTAAAAATTACATCCAAATTACCAGGGCGATATCAATCCTATGATAAAGCGATTACTGCCATTCAAGAGTCCTTATTTCGCGCTGGCCTTCATTATTATGACTTGTACCTTATTCATTGGCCTAACCCGAAGCAGGATAACTATGTCGATGCCTGGCAAGCATTGATCGATGCTAAAAAATGGGGATTAATTCGCTCTATTGGTGTCTGTAATTTTCTCCCTGAACATATGGAGCGATTAGAAAAGGAAACCGGTGTTATTCCAAGCATCAATCAAATAGAACTACATCCATTTTTCAACCAAGAGCAACAAAGAAAATGGCACCATGAACATAACGTTAAAACAGAATCCTGGAGTCCATTAGCCAAAGCAAATACAGTTTTCCAAAATGAAACAATTAACAAGATAGCCAATCATCATCATAAGACGATTTCCCAAATTATTTTACGTTGGCATTATCAGCTTGGAGCAATTTCAATCCCGAAATCTGCTTCCCCTAAACGCCAGCTTGAAAATATATCCATTTTTGATTTTGCTTTAAATGAAACCGAAATGGGCGCTATTTCAGAATTAACGCATCCGGATGGCCGGACAAACGATCAGGATCCAGCTACTTATGAAGAATTTTAA
- a CDS encoding alpha/beta hydrolase, whose amino-acid sequence MASIKHDLLTIHYEWMESDKPDAEDTVILIHGLGLDIYSWDYAVPYLRKNYHIMRYDLRGHGASDAGSGVGTMNLLRDDLLLLLTELDIKSYHIIGHGLGGFSGVYLASEKAPGLKSLVLMSVPLHYPKNLGNKVTDERKKAVIGQQTMINLGEQLKNNAFHLPTEEKKYILMNAFKKVSPAVYFDIFHIDNLKSGIERLRQITVPILLLSGAEDAMFPPELSSASLNFNTNARHYTVPDASFMIQMDQPQVMTQWIHNFIQKNDQDKWTNTYDDNYQESLTAEMYTEIRGILQKTQNSASPVNNLQVNMMNGFNAHINGERILKGWGQRKAKQLLAYLVLQPSTTREELCDVFWPEVDLETAKNRLRVSLHHLKQLLTVNTTEKKTHLLVTEREHVFLQAKVQSDLLHYRKAVKMAHRLESITEKTDEYKRLLREEKENIIPGFFEDWFLDQRTGIENEWADMALFLVDLYEKQNDVQNAVHYLKIALKYHNDAYTLQERLDRLEGRMA is encoded by the coding sequence TTGGCTAGCATAAAACATGACTTATTAACCATTCATTATGAGTGGATGGAATCAGACAAACCCGATGCAGAAGATACAGTCATTTTGATCCACGGGCTGGGACTGGATATTTACTCGTGGGATTATGCGGTACCATACTTGCGCAAGAACTATCACATCATGCGGTATGATCTCCGTGGCCACGGAGCAAGTGATGCAGGAAGTGGTGTGGGAACAATGAATTTGCTGCGTGATGATCTGTTACTGCTCCTTACCGAACTAGACATTAAGTCGTATCACATTATCGGTCACGGATTGGGCGGATTTTCGGGTGTCTATTTGGCATCGGAAAAAGCACCGGGCTTAAAATCACTTGTATTGATGAGTGTCCCATTGCATTACCCAAAAAATCTCGGCAATAAAGTGACAGACGAACGCAAAAAAGCTGTAATAGGGCAACAAACAATGATAAATCTCGGTGAACAATTAAAAAATAATGCATTCCACCTCCCCACAGAAGAAAAGAAATACATCTTGATGAATGCCTTTAAGAAAGTATCACCCGCTGTTTACTTTGACATATTTCATATCGACAACCTTAAATCTGGAATCGAGCGGTTGCGTCAAATTACAGTACCCATTCTACTGTTGTCCGGTGCGGAAGATGCAATGTTCCCACCCGAATTGAGCAGTGCCAGTTTGAATTTCAACACCAATGCCCGACACTATACCGTTCCAGATGCCTCGTTCATGATTCAGATGGATCAACCACAGGTCATGACACAATGGATCCACAACTTTATTCAAAAAAACGATCAGGACAAGTGGACGAATACATACGACGATAACTACCAGGAAAGTTTGACAGCAGAGATGTATACAGAAATTAGAGGCATCCTTCAAAAAACGCAGAATTCTGCCTCACCTGTAAATAATCTACAGGTCAATATGATGAACGGATTCAATGCCCATATTAATGGAGAAAGAATTCTTAAAGGATGGGGACAACGAAAAGCAAAACAACTTCTCGCGTATCTCGTTTTGCAACCATCCACGACACGCGAGGAGCTTTGCGATGTATTCTGGCCTGAAGTGGATTTGGAAACGGCGAAGAACAGGTTGAGAGTGTCATTGCATCATTTAAAACAATTATTGACAGTAAACACTACCGAAAAAAAGACGCACTTACTGGTGACGGAACGAGAGCATGTTTTTCTGCAAGCAAAAGTACAATCAGATCTGCTTCATTATCGGAAAGCTGTCAAAATGGCCCATCGCCTGGAATCGATCACAGAGAAAACAGACGAGTATAAACGATTATTGCGCGAGGAAAAGGAAAATATCATTCCGGGATTTTTTGAAGACTGGTTTCTTGACCAACGTACAGGGATAGAAAATGAATGGGCTGACATGGCGCTTTTTCTCGTTGATCTGTATGAAAAACAAAACGATGTACAAAATGCGGTCCATTACCTAAAAATTGCTCTAAAATACCATAATGATGCATATACACTGCAGGAACGTCTGGATCGTTTAGAAGGTCGGATGGCTTGA
- a CDS encoding DUF421 domain-containing protein, protein MDLDVIWKAVLIVIVGTFLLRIGGRKSISQMTLPQTVIMIAIGSLLIQPVSGKNIWVTFAVGGILVLTLIGFEYAQLKFDGAEKLVTGNAKVVINNGTLNENNLRKLRLTVDQLEIKLRQKNVTKISDVKWATLEPNGQIGFTLKQEAQPVTKKEFQKLTTDMQTLQQTINQLVANPPLYSPPSSNSNKEGLFTEVETNQHENPPPKHLQ, encoded by the coding sequence ATGGATCTAGATGTAATATGGAAAGCTGTTCTTATTGTAATTGTTGGGACATTTCTGTTGCGCATTGGTGGCAGAAAGTCCATTTCACAAATGACATTGCCACAAACGGTGATTATGATTGCGATTGGATCATTGCTTATTCAACCTGTGTCAGGTAAAAATATTTGGGTTACGTTCGCTGTTGGTGGCATACTCGTGTTGACATTGATTGGCTTTGAGTATGCTCAATTAAAATTTGATGGTGCTGAAAAACTTGTTACCGGTAATGCAAAAGTTGTGATTAATAATGGAACGTTAAACGAAAATAATTTACGTAAATTGCGATTAACGGTTGATCAATTAGAAATAAAATTACGGCAAAAAAATGTGACGAAAATCAGTGATGTGAAATGGGCGACATTGGAACCAAATGGCCAAATAGGTTTCACACTAAAACAGGAAGCACAGCCAGTTACGAAAAAGGAATTCCAAAAATTAACGACAGACATGCAAACATTGCAGCAAACGATAAATCAACTTGTTGCGAATCCTCCTTTGTATAGTCCGCCATCAAGTAATTCAAATAAGGAAGGCTTATTTACCGAAGTGGAAACCAATCAACACGAAAATCCACCACCAAAACATTTACAATAG
- a CDS encoding cation diffusion facilitator family transporter, whose translation MRFIELIKKGNVSSGLAAIGNAVIAAAKLIVAVISGNGTMFATGMHSLADTVNQAFVFFGSVLAEMKPSKRFPTGFGRVINIFCMVAVIVVTVMAYETIKSGWESFRHPEATGDFWLNLIVLIGAIIIDGLVFIKSMKEISRESGSDQSGNLFISAFKSASKAAPATRLVFYEDLVATTGSALAIIGIVLGQYFDILKADGIISMLIGVLMLFVAYRVGYDNMVGLIGVSAPAEVEKKIAEVLLENESVVDIYKMRVLQEGRSYHVETTVELKKGLSLAEADDIKFDLTDKLLRSPEVADVVLGIIEDNEQKSWQQ comes from the coding sequence ATGCGTTTTATCGAATTGATAAAAAAAGGAAATGTTTCTTCAGGACTCGCGGCAATTGGTAATGCAGTTATTGCCGCAGCAAAATTAATCGTTGCAGTTATCAGTGGTAATGGAACGATGTTTGCGACAGGTATGCATTCATTGGCGGATACGGTTAACCAGGCATTTGTCTTTTTTGGCAGTGTACTGGCAGAGATGAAGCCATCAAAACGATTTCCAACTGGTTTTGGGCGAGTTATTAATATCTTTTGCATGGTTGCAGTTATCGTTGTAACGGTAATGGCATATGAAACGATCAAATCTGGCTGGGAATCATTCCGTCATCCGGAAGCGACTGGTGATTTTTGGCTTAATTTAATTGTTCTTATTGGCGCTATTATTATTGATGGTCTCGTTTTTATTAAGTCGATGAAAGAAATATCCCGTGAATCAGGTAGCGATCAAAGTGGTAATTTGTTTATTTCAGCTTTTAAAAGTGCTTCCAAGGCGGCACCGGCCACAAGACTTGTATTTTATGAAGATTTGGTTGCGACAACTGGTTCAGCGCTTGCTATCATCGGGATTGTACTTGGACAGTATTTCGATATTTTGAAAGCGGATGGAATCATTTCGATGTTAATTGGCGTGCTGATGCTTTTCGTTGCTTATCGAGTTGGTTATGACAATATGGTTGGCTTGATTGGGGTATCTGCCCCTGCTGAAGTCGAAAAGAAAATTGCAGAAGTATTATTAGAAAATGAATCAGTCGTTGACATTTATAAAATGCGGGTACTACAAGAAGGGCGATCCTATCATGTTGAAACAACGGTTGAGTTAAAGAAAGGACTCTCGCTTGCGGAAGCAGACGATATCAAGTTCGATTTAACAGACAAGTTGCTCCGATCGCCGGAAGTTGCCGACGTTGTATTAGGGATTATTGAAGATAATGAACAGAAGTCCTGGCAGCAGTAG
- a CDS encoding anti-repressor SinI family protein: MGYLNNQSFDPEWVELIREARNSGLSPEEVMDFFEKNKRDAADKKTLPTLYRNVNMHEKTII; the protein is encoded by the coding sequence ATGGGTTATCTAAACAATCAAAGTTTTGACCCGGAGTGGGTGGAATTAATACGAGAAGCAAGGAATTCCGGCTTGAGCCCGGAAGAAGTCATGGATTTTTTTGAAAAAAACAAGCGAGATGCTGCCGACAAAAAAACACTGCCAACGTTGTACAGAAACGTAAACATGCATGAGAAAACGATCATTTAG
- a CDS encoding SulP family inorganic anion transporter, with amino-acid sequence MKVETLKKEWFGNIKGDILAGMVVALALIPEAIAFSIIAGVDPMVGLYASFCIAVVISITGGRQGMISAATGSTALLMVTLIAEHGLQYLLAATILTGIIQILFGVFKLARVMKFVPRSVMVGFVNALAIMIFMAQLEHFVGETWIMYALVGLTLAIIYLFPKITKAVPSTLVAIVIVTTIAIFGNIDTKTVGDLGNLTQQLPVFLLPSIPLTFETFMIIFPYSLAIAIVGLLETLLTANIVDDMTDTESNKDKESRGQGIANIVSGFFGGMAGCAMIGQSVINIKSGGRGRLSTFVAGVFLMFLIIVLGSLVVQIPMAALVGVMFMVSIGTFDWTSLKSLHKIPKTDAGVMVTTVVIVLVTDNLSIGVLAGVLLSAIFFAAKISKVKVTDELNGTKRVYHVQGQLFFASVNDLPKKFNYTDTVQEVEIDLAHAHLWDDSAIEALDKIEMKFEQHHIRVEYTGLNEESKQLKNRIGGLSKASGH; translated from the coding sequence TTGAAGGTAGAAACATTAAAAAAAGAATGGTTTGGTAATATCAAAGGGGATATCCTTGCTGGAATGGTTGTGGCACTTGCGCTAATTCCTGAGGCAATTGCTTTTTCTATTATCGCTGGAGTGGATCCGATGGTTGGGCTCTATGCGTCATTCTGTATCGCTGTAGTAATCTCCATTACAGGTGGACGACAGGGAATGATTTCAGCGGCAACAGGGTCGACGGCATTATTAATGGTAACGCTTATTGCGGAACACGGCTTGCAATATTTGTTAGCGGCGACGATCTTAACAGGAATTATTCAAATTTTATTTGGCGTATTTAAGCTTGCTCGTGTCATGAAATTTGTACCGCGCTCCGTAATGGTTGGATTTGTTAATGCATTGGCGATCATGATTTTTATGGCGCAATTGGAGCATTTTGTTGGAGAAACATGGATCATGTATGCACTTGTTGGATTAACTTTAGCTATTATCTATTTATTTCCTAAGATAACAAAGGCAGTTCCATCCACACTTGTAGCTATTGTTATTGTCACTACGATCGCTATTTTTGGCAATATCGATACAAAAACGGTAGGGGATTTAGGGAATCTCACACAGCAATTGCCTGTTTTTTTACTTCCATCGATCCCATTAACATTTGAAACATTCATGATTATCTTTCCGTACTCATTAGCAATTGCTATTGTTGGTTTGCTGGAAACATTATTAACTGCCAACATTGTTGATGATATGACGGACACAGAAAGTAATAAAGATAAAGAAAGCCGTGGACAAGGTATTGCAAATATCGTTTCCGGATTTTTTGGCGGGATGGCTGGTTGTGCAATGATTGGACAATCTGTTATCAATATTAAATCAGGTGGACGGGGCAGATTATCCACATTTGTTGCCGGTGTGTTTTTGATGTTTTTGATCATTGTATTGGGTAGTTTGGTTGTACAGATTCCGATGGCAGCTTTAGTAGGCGTCATGTTCATGGTGTCGATTGGAACTTTTGATTGGACGTCATTGAAAAGCCTGCATAAAATTCCTAAAACGGATGCTGGTGTTATGGTTACAACGGTTGTTATCGTTTTGGTTACAGACAATTTATCAATCGGTGTTCTTGCTGGTGTGTTATTAAGTGCAATCTTTTTTGCAGCCAAAATTTCCAAAGTAAAGGTTACGGATGAGCTTAATGGAACGAAACGTGTTTATCATGTACAAGGACAGCTATTCTTTGCATCGGTAAATGATTTACCAAAAAAATTCAACTACACAGACACCGTCCAGGAAGTAGAAATTGATCTAGCCCATGCCCATCTATGGGATGACTCAGCAATTGAGGCACTAGATAAAATCGAGATGAAATTTGAACAACATCATATCCGAGTTGAATATACCGGATTAAATGAAGAAAGCAAACAATTGAAAAACCGAATCGGCGGACTATCGAAAGCATCCGGACACTAA
- a CDS encoding 2Fe-2S iron-sulfur cluster-binding protein, translating into MATVIFRDADNAMKEINIKKGHTILRAAMQGRFPLRHKCGGQASCTTCKVYIKNQEGVNQVRDIEEKRLGFDKIQEGMRLSCQTKVYGIATVEVPEDPYKARIRQLLNQSKNEFGF; encoded by the coding sequence ATGGCTACAGTTATTTTTCGTGATGCTGATAACGCTATGAAAGAAATTAATATAAAAAAGGGCCACACAATTTTACGCGCTGCTATGCAAGGCAGGTTTCCATTAAGGCATAAGTGCGGTGGTCAAGCGTCATGTACAACATGTAAAGTGTACATAAAAAATCAAGAAGGTGTTAATCAGGTACGAGATATTGAGGAAAAACGTCTCGGATTTGACAAGATTCAGGAAGGCATGCGGCTTAGTTGCCAAACAAAGGTATATGGAATAGCAACTGTGGAAGTCCCGGAAGATCCGTATAAGGCCCGGATTCGACAATTATTAAATCAGTCAAAAAATGAATTTGGTTTTTAA
- a CDS encoding MFS transporter yields MNNDQTKINLSFIILLIGVFMAALDNGIISAALTTINSSFHVSATIGSWGITLYTLGLAVTTPIVGKLADRFGRKKLFLIEIAIFTIGSLGVALSPNYTFFLASRLFQSFGGGGIFIIASSHVISTFVKNRQGSMLGLLGAMNGIASVIGPNIGSFLIDWTGSWHWLFLINVPIGIILLVFGWTSLQETKETVMSKIDFLGITLLSLSILSVMFAVNNLGTGNLLDSFLGWGVLGLLLLGVAIFSILLLLEKKREQGNVDPILPYSMLRKPTYSMTMIMALMSGTFIGSVIFIPSFAEQILNISAAKSGYWMTPLALASGIGASGGGYFVDKRGPVNTIIFAGIVSFIGFGGLAFFTDTKLTFILFTVIAGIGFGFVLGAPLTVLTSNAAGAQKGTAIGTLSVARQIGLTIAPTIFASFIQQGFSKLGTLIPKNLSEHHIDASNIPDEAMKQIQSGGYSNIESKINQIPVPEVREALHDAFSEAAHAAYQPIYLFVAVMSLLMIIIALSFRKQFNKDSQENE; encoded by the coding sequence ATGAATAATGATCAAACCAAAATAAATTTATCCTTTATTATCCTGCTAATTGGTGTTTTCATGGCAGCACTCGACAACGGCATCATCAGTGCTGCTTTGACTACCATTAATTCATCCTTTCATGTATCGGCAACAATTGGTTCATGGGGGATAACCTTGTATACACTTGGTTTAGCTGTTACTACTCCAATTGTAGGAAAACTTGCTGACCGATTCGGCCGAAAAAAATTATTTCTTATTGAGATCGCAATCTTCACTATTGGTTCACTAGGAGTGGCACTAAGTCCGAACTATACTTTCTTTCTAGCTTCACGGTTATTCCAATCATTTGGTGGTGGCGGGATTTTTATCATTGCCAGTTCACATGTTATCAGCACTTTTGTCAAAAATCGCCAAGGAAGCATGCTAGGGTTATTGGGGGCAATGAATGGAATTGCTTCGGTCATTGGGCCAAATATCGGCAGTTTCCTGATCGACTGGACCGGAAGCTGGCATTGGCTGTTTCTTATTAACGTGCCAATTGGGATTATCCTACTAGTATTTGGATGGACCTCATTGCAAGAAACCAAAGAAACGGTTATGTCCAAAATTGACTTTCTTGGGATTACCCTTTTATCCTTATCCATTCTGAGTGTTATGTTTGCTGTGAATAATTTGGGAACCGGAAACCTGCTGGACAGTTTTCTCGGTTGGGGTGTACTTGGCCTTTTGCTCCTTGGTGTGGCCATCTTTTCCATCCTGTTGCTACTGGAAAAAAAGCGGGAGCAAGGAAATGTGGATCCTATTTTGCCATACTCCATGCTGCGCAAGCCAACTTATTCAATGACCATGATTATGGCACTGATGTCAGGTACATTCATTGGCTCGGTCATTTTTATCCCGTCTTTTGCAGAGCAAATACTCAACATTTCCGCTGCTAAATCAGGTTATTGGATGACACCATTGGCACTCGCTTCCGGAATCGGGGCTAGCGGAGGTGGTTATTTTGTCGATAAAAGAGGCCCAGTCAATACCATTATCTTTGCCGGAATCGTTTCGTTTATCGGATTCGGCGGGCTGGCATTTTTCACAGATACAAAACTGACATTTATTTTATTCACCGTCATCGCCGGAATTGGATTTGGGTTCGTACTAGGTGCGCCACTAACCGTCTTGACGTCTAATGCGGCAGGTGCCCAAAAAGGAACAGCCATTGGTACATTGTCTGTAGCACGGCAAATAGGGCTCACCATTGCACCTACTATATTCGCAAGCTTTATTCAGCAAGGATTTAGCAAACTTGGGACCTTGATTCCAAAAAATTTAAGTGAACACCATATTGATGCAAGCAACATTCCGGATGAAGCTATGAAGCAAATCCAATCTGGCGGATATAGCAACATCGAATCAAAAATCAACCAAATACCAGTACCAGAAGTCAGAGAAGCCTTACATGACGCATTTAGCGAGGCTGCGCATGCAGCATACCAGCCAATCTATTTATTTGTCGCTGTTATGTCCCTGTTAATGATTATCATTGCACTAAGTTTCCGAAAACAGTTTAACAAGGATTCCCAAGAAAATGAATAA
- a CDS encoding DUF817 domain-containing protein — MRAVKQLVRFGWEQALSCLFPVVIFVSLALTKFISLPLLPRYDWLLIIFLLMQVWMVRSGLETRDELKVITLFHLIGLALELFKVHMGSWSYPGEGYTKVFGVPLYSGFMYASVASYLCQAWRRLKVELVKWPPFLAVVPLAAAIYLNFFTHHYWIDVRWWLFGLVIIVFWQSWVTYEVNGKRYRMPLAFSFVLIGFFIWIAENIATFFGAWEYPYQTKAWSLVHLGKVSSWLLLVIVSFLIVATLKQVKGKDPTDSPSE, encoded by the coding sequence ATGAGAGCAGTAAAACAGCTTGTTCGCTTTGGGTGGGAGCAGGCTTTATCATGTTTGTTTCCTGTCGTTATTTTTGTCTCTTTGGCCTTAACAAAGTTCATATCACTTCCTCTTCTGCCACGGTATGACTGGCTGCTCATCATTTTCCTTCTAATGCAGGTCTGGATGGTGCGATCTGGGCTTGAAACACGGGATGAACTAAAGGTGATCACATTGTTCCACCTTATCGGACTTGCGCTTGAACTTTTCAAGGTACATATGGGCTCATGGTCTTATCCGGGGGAGGGATATACCAAAGTTTTCGGCGTACCTTTGTATAGCGGCTTCATGTATGCAAGTGTAGCAAGTTATCTGTGCCAGGCATGGAGGCGATTAAAGGTTGAACTGGTAAAATGGCCACCGTTTTTGGCAGTTGTCCCTCTTGCAGCTGCGATTTATTTGAATTTTTTTACCCACCATTATTGGATTGACGTCCGTTGGTGGTTGTTCGGGCTTGTTATTATCGTTTTTTGGCAATCATGGGTAACTTATGAGGTAAATGGAAAGCGTTACCGTATGCCACTCGCATTTTCTTTTGTGCTTATCGGATTTTTTATCTGGATAGCTGAAAATATCGCAACGTTCTTTGGGGCTTGGGAGTATCCATACCAAACCAAGGCATGGAGTCTCGTTCATCTAGGAAAGGTGAGTTCATGGCTCTTATTAGTGATTGTTAGCTTTCTTATTGTAGCAACGTTAAAGCAGGTTAAGGGAAAAGATCCCACAGATTCTCCTAGCGAATAA
- a CDS encoding DUF2975 domain-containing protein, which produces MKRGSTLFLKIAVILIGIPILALCIFVVPEIANYAQELYPDIASINYLVLIVMYGAAIPFYIALYQAFKLLSYIDKNKAFSDLSVGALKKIKYCAITISILYVVGMPLFYLLAERDDAPGIIVIGMVIIFASMVIAVFAAVLQRLLKEAIDIKSENDLTV; this is translated from the coding sequence ATGAAACGAGGATCAACACTTTTCTTAAAAATAGCTGTTATTCTTATTGGAATACCGATTCTTGCTTTGTGCATATTTGTAGTACCTGAGATAGCGAATTATGCCCAAGAATTGTATCCAGATATTGCTTCTATAAACTATCTTGTTTTAATCGTTATGTATGGGGCGGCAATACCGTTTTATATTGCCCTGTATCAAGCTTTTAAACTTTTAAGCTATATTGATAAGAACAAAGCTTTCTCAGATTTATCTGTAGGAGCGTTAAAGAAGATAAAATACTGTGCAATCACAATTAGTATTTTATATGTGGTAGGCATGCCGCTTTTTTATCTTTTGGCAGAGAGAGACGACGCGCCAGGCATCATCGTAATCGGAATGGTTATTATTTTTGCTTCCATGGTGATTGCGGTCTTTGCTGCAGTTCTTCAAAGGCTTTTAAAAGAGGCAATAGATATCAAATCAGAAAATGATTTAACGGTCTGA
- the coaW gene encoding type II pantothenate kinase, with protein sequence MNTIGVDAGGSLVKISYEEKGKLHTKTYPIEEITACLNWLQMLFPEATLKLTGGKSAYLQSIAKQSIQVIDEFQATIKGTRYLLAKEEQQKAPDQFIQVHIGTGTSIFHVTPDSFERLLGTGIGGGTFMGLGKLISGKDTFNQLIELAAQGYSQHSDLLIKDIYAPSPSPLLGDLTASNFGKANSNENASTADHIASLVRMIGETLVLLATQATTAHQLETVVFTGSMLNGNQPLKELINSFRDIMDFNPIFLDKGAYVGAVGALLDV encoded by the coding sequence TTGAATACAATTGGAGTCGATGCGGGTGGATCACTTGTGAAAATTAGTTACGAGGAAAAAGGAAAATTGCATACAAAAACGTATCCAATCGAGGAAATTACCGCGTGCTTGAATTGGCTGCAGATGTTATTCCCAGAAGCCACCCTCAAACTGACTGGCGGGAAAAGCGCTTATTTACAATCAATCGCCAAACAGAGCATCCAGGTGATCGATGAATTTCAAGCGACTATTAAGGGAACCCGCTATCTGTTAGCGAAGGAAGAACAACAGAAAGCTCCTGATCAATTTATCCAGGTACATATCGGAACAGGAACTTCGATTTTCCATGTCACCCCGGACTCTTTTGAACGCCTGCTAGGGACTGGAATTGGTGGTGGTACGTTCATGGGGTTGGGAAAACTTATTTCCGGAAAAGACACCTTTAACCAATTAATTGAATTGGCTGCACAAGGATACAGTCAGCATAGTGACTTATTAATTAAGGACATTTATGCGCCAAGCCCCTCCCCGCTTTTAGGTGATCTAACGGCAAGTAACTTCGGCAAGGCCAATTCAAATGAAAACGCATCGACAGCAGATCATATAGCAAGTCTAGTTAGAATGATCGGCGAGACGTTGGTGCTACTTGCCACACAAGCTACAACTGCACACCAACTGGAAACCGTTGTATTCACCGGAAGCATGTTGAATGGTAATCAACCGCTAAAAGAACTGATAAACAGTTTCCGAGATATAATGGATTTTAACCCGATTTTTTTAGACAAAGGTGCGTATGTCGGAGCAGTAGGTGCATTGCTGGATGTGTGA
- a CDS encoding helix-turn-helix domain-containing protein: protein MAIIINIDVMLAKRKMSVTELSERVGITMANLSVLKNGKAKAIRLSTLEAICKALECQPGDLLEYRSDEDT from the coding sequence ATGGCGATTATAATCAATATTGATGTGATGCTGGCTAAAAGGAAAATGAGCGTTACCGAACTTTCGGAGCGGGTTGGAATAACAATGGCTAACCTTTCTGTATTGAAAAATGGCAAGGCAAAGGCGATTCGATTATCAACTTTAGAGGCGATTTGTAAAGCGTTGGAATGTCAGCCTGGAGATCTTTTAGAATACCGAAGTGATGAAGATACCTAA